A region from the Mustela erminea isolate mMusErm1 chromosome 10, mMusErm1.Pri, whole genome shotgun sequence genome encodes:
- the DHRS3 gene encoding short-chain dehydrogenase/reductase 3, which yields MVWKWLGALVVFPLQMIYLVAKAAVGLVLPAKLRDLSRENVLITGGGRGIGRQLAREFAERGARKIVLWGRTEKCLKETTEEIRQMGTECHYFICDVGNREEVYQTAKAVREKVGDITILVNNAAVVHGKSLMDSDDDALLKSQHINTLGQFWTTKAFLPRMLELQNGHIVCLNSVLALSAIPGAIDYCTSKASAFAFMESLTLGLLDCPGVSATTVLPFHTSTEMFQGMRVRFPNLFPPLKPETVARRTVEAVQLNQALLLLPWTMHALIILKSILPQAALEEIYKFSGTYTCMNTFKGRT from the exons ATGGTGTGGAAATGGCTAGGCGCGTTGGTAGTGTTCCCTCTGCAGATGATCTATCTGGTGGCCAAAGCAGCCGTCGGACTGGTGCTGCCCGCCAAGCTGCGGGACCTGTCGCGGGAGAACGTCCTCATCACCGGAGGCGGGAGAGGCATCGGGCGCCAGCTCGCTCGCGAGTTCGCAGAACGCGGCGCCAGAAAG ATTGTTCTCTGGGGCCGGACTGAGAAATGCCTGAAGGAGACGACGGAGGAGATCCGGCAGATGGGCACCGAGTGCCACTATTTCATCTGTGACGTGGGCAACCGGGAGGAGGTGTACCAGACAGCCAAAGCTGTCCGGGAGAAG GTGGGCGACATCACCATCCTGGTAAACAATGCTGCCGTGGTACACGGGAAGAGCCTCATGGATAGTGACGATGACGCCCTTCTCAAGTCTCAGCACATCAACACCCTGGGCCAGTTCTGG ACCACGAAGGCCTTCTTGCCGCGGATGCTGGAGCTGCAGAACGGCCACATCGTGTGTCTCAACTCCGTGCTGGCGCTCTCCGCCATCCCCGGGGCCATTGACTACTGCACGTCCAAAGCCTCGGCCTTCGCCTTCATGGAGAGCCTGACCCTGGGGCTGCTGGACTGTCCAGGGGTCAGTGCCACCACCGTGCTGCCCTTCCACACCAGCACCGAGATGTTCCAGGGCATGAGGGTGAG GTTCCCCAACCTCTTCCCACCGCTGAAGCCTGAGACGGTGGCCCGGAGGACGGTGGAAGCCGTGCAGCTGaatcaggccctcctcctccttccgTGGACCATGCACGCCCTCATCATCTTGAAAAG catacTCCCACAGGCTGCACTGGAGGAGATCTACAAATTCTCAGGAACCTACACCTGCATGAACACTTTCAAAGGGCGGACATAA